Proteins from one Nicotiana tabacum cultivar K326 chromosome 23, ASM71507v2, whole genome shotgun sequence genomic window:
- the LOC107781254 gene encoding uncharacterized protein At4g22758 isoform X2, whose protein sequence is MSDFRRSFPVSRRARSTALKPSPSGHRRYTPVPGKRRSSKQHSRCSNCKTLERCKSEPCILKIGVIDFDDDLGRDVTAPSLEILLRPQTCSDIFWSPDYHNSGSPQSFQYGYEKEAKVVVNVTVEGSPGPVRTMVKLGSSVDETIRLVIDKYSEEGRTPRLDKNADSSFQLYHSYFSLQSLSNTDVIGDVGSRSFYLRKSNSNGSNGSNASNGEIASEIAPVKANSHPLVVPLGFFGRKINKIIRRSCKLWKILGCMQCSG, encoded by the exons ATGTCAGATTTCCGGCGAAGCTTTCCGGTAAGCCGGAGAGCTAGGAGCACAGCACTAAAACCGTCGCCGTCGGGTCATCGGAGGTATACGCCTGTGCCGGGGAAGCGCCGATCATCAAAGCAGCATAGTAGGTGTTCCAATTGTAAGACACTAGAGAGATGTAAATCAGAGccttgtattttgaaaattggagtCATTGACTTTGACGATGATCTCGGCCGGGATGTGACGGCGCCGTCGTTAGAAATCCTTTTGCGGCCACAAACTTGTTCGGACATATTCTGGTCTCCTGATTATCATAATTCTGGATCTCCGCAGAGTTTTCAG TACGGGTATGAGAAGGAGGCAAAAGTTGTGGTTAATGTGACAGTTGAAGGTAGTCCAGGACCAGTGCGAACCATGGTCAAGTTGGGATCAAGTGTTGACGAAACAATAAGACTTGTCATAGACAAGTATAGTGAAGAAGGCCGCACTCCTCGTCTTGACAAAAATGCTGATTCATCGTTTCAATTGTACCACTCTTACTTCAGTCTTCAAA GCTTGAGTAATACAGATGTGATTGGAGATGTTGGAAGCAGAAGTTTTTATCTTCGAAAAAGTAATAGTAATGGAAGTAATGGAAGTAATGCAAGTAACGGAGAAATAGCATCAGAGATTGCTCCGGTTAAGGCAAATTCCCATCCACTTGTTGTTCCCCTTGGATTCTTTGGTCGcaagataaataaaataattagaagaTCATGTAAGCTATGGAAAATCCTTGGTTGCATGCAGTGTTCGGGATGA
- the LOC107781254 gene encoding uncharacterized protein At4g22758 isoform X1, protein MSDFRRSFPVSRRARSTALKPSPSGHRRYTPVPGKRRSSKQHSRCSNCKTLERCKSEPCILKIGVIDFDDDLGRDVTAPSLEILLRPQTCSDIFWSPDYHNSGSPQSFQFVQYGYEKEAKVVVNVTVEGSPGPVRTMVKLGSSVDETIRLVIDKYSEEGRTPRLDKNADSSFQLYHSYFSLQSLSNTDVIGDVGSRSFYLRKSNSNGSNGSNASNGEIASEIAPVKANSHPLVVPLGFFGRKINKIIRRSCKLWKILGCMQCSG, encoded by the exons ATGTCAGATTTCCGGCGAAGCTTTCCGGTAAGCCGGAGAGCTAGGAGCACAGCACTAAAACCGTCGCCGTCGGGTCATCGGAGGTATACGCCTGTGCCGGGGAAGCGCCGATCATCAAAGCAGCATAGTAGGTGTTCCAATTGTAAGACACTAGAGAGATGTAAATCAGAGccttgtattttgaaaattggagtCATTGACTTTGACGATGATCTCGGCCGGGATGTGACGGCGCCGTCGTTAGAAATCCTTTTGCGGCCACAAACTTGTTCGGACATATTCTGGTCTCCTGATTATCATAATTCTGGATCTCCGCAGAGTTTTCAG TTCGTGCAGTACGGGTATGAGAAGGAGGCAAAAGTTGTGGTTAATGTGACAGTTGAAGGTAGTCCAGGACCAGTGCGAACCATGGTCAAGTTGGGATCAAGTGTTGACGAAACAATAAGACTTGTCATAGACAAGTATAGTGAAGAAGGCCGCACTCCTCGTCTTGACAAAAATGCTGATTCATCGTTTCAATTGTACCACTCTTACTTCAGTCTTCAAA GCTTGAGTAATACAGATGTGATTGGAGATGTTGGAAGCAGAAGTTTTTATCTTCGAAAAAGTAATAGTAATGGAAGTAATGGAAGTAATGCAAGTAACGGAGAAATAGCATCAGAGATTGCTCCGGTTAAGGCAAATTCCCATCCACTTGTTGTTCCCCTTGGATTCTTTGGTCGcaagataaataaaataattagaagaTCATGTAAGCTATGGAAAATCCTTGGTTGCATGCAGTGTTCGGGATGA
- the LOC142177526 gene encoding uncharacterized protein LOC142177526 encodes MASSLSPVKRRASTVHGGRAAPRLAVAHTNPAVIDVRAGNVTTTSSAREKQHKLTKLLLNVNIQNSLGPVHVVISPENTVGDLITAAIEIYVKEKRRPLLISSDPRCYELHYSQFSLESLKTEEKLVNLGSRTFFLCPKPSNAVKAKATPRSPLRLTKLMDFVL; translated from the exons atggcGTCGTCCCTATCTCCAGTAAAGCGTCGTGCTAGCACAGTGCACGGCGGCAGAGCGGCGCCAAGACTCGCGGTCGCACATACAAATCCGGCCGTAATAGATGTTCGGGCCGGAAATGTGACGACGACGAGCAGTGCTCGTGAGAAGCAACACAAGTTAACGAAACTGTTGCTGAATGTGAATATTCAGAATAGTTTGGGACCGGTGCATGTGGTGATATCGCCGGAGAACACCGTCGGAGATTTGATAACGGCGGCGATTGAGATTTACGTTAAGGAGAAGCGGCGGCCATTGTTGATTAGTAGTGATCCTCGGTGTTACGAGCTTCATTACTCCCAGTTTAGTTTGGAGA GTCTGAAGACAGAAGAGAAACTGGTGAATTTGGGATCTCGAACTTTCTTTCTTTGTCCAAAACCAAGCAATGCTGTCAAAGCAAAGGCAACACCAAGATCTCCACTTCGGTTAACAAAGCTCATGGATTTCGTTTTATAA